A window of Oncorhynchus nerka isolate Pitt River linkage group LG4, Oner_Uvic_2.0, whole genome shotgun sequence contains these coding sequences:
- the LOC115128665 gene encoding transformer-2 protein homolog alpha-like, translating to MSDIEDGNFDGRGSRSPSKSDRGSPVRVKSESRSGSASPSRAAKHSESRSRSKSRSRSRRHSNRRYSHSRSPSNRKKSRSYSPEYRKKKSQSESPNRRHTSSRSHDFRKETFGQGAGGDEDARANPDPNQCLGVFGLSLYTTEKDLREVFGRYGPLAGVNVVYDQRTGRSRGFAFVYFERIDDSKEAMERANGMELDGRRIRVDFSITKRAHTPTPGIYMGRPTQNGGGGGGERNSGSSGGGRRGRDSYDRYDDRRGGGYDRGYDRGYDRGDRGGDRGYDRYDEYDKYSRRRSPSPYYSRYRSRSRSRSYSPRRY from the exons GGCTCTCGCTCCCCATCCAAATCGGACCGTGGCAGTCCTGTCCGGGTCAAGTCAGAGAGCAGATCCGGCTCTGCGAGCCCATCCAGGGCCGCCAAACACTCAGAGTCTCGGTCCCGCTctaagtccag GTCTCGCTCTCGGAGGCACTCCAACCGCAGGTACAGCCACTCTCGCTCCCCCTCCAACCGGAAGAAGTCCCGTTCCTACAGCCCGGAATACCGGAAGAAGAAGAGCCAAAGCGAGTCACCTAACCGCCGCCATACCAGCAGCAGA AGCCATGACTTCAGAAAAGAGACATTCGGTCAGGGAGCAGGAGGTGATGAGGATgccagg GCGAACCCTGACCCCAACCAGTGCCTGGGGGTGTTTGGGCTGAGCCTGTACACCACGGAGAAGGACCTGAGGGAAGTGTTTGGCAGGTATGGCCCGCTGGCCGGGGTTAACGTGGTGTATGACCAGCGCACCGGGCGCTCCCGCGGCTTTGCCTTCGTCTACTTTGAGAGGATCGACGACTCCAAGGAG gcgaTGGAGCGTGCCAACGGTATGGAGCTGGACGGGAGACGTATCAGAGTGGACTTTTCCATCACCAAGAGGGCCCACACCCCTACGCCTGGCATCTACATGGGCCGACCCACACA aaatggtggtggtggaggaggagagcgaAACAGTGGCAgcagtggtggagggaggaggggccgGGACTCGTACGACCGATACGATGATCGACGGGGCGGCGGCTACGACCGTGGATATGACCGTGGATACGATCGGGGAGACAGAGGTGGAGACCGGGGATATGACAGATATGACGAGTACGACAAGTACAG TCGCAggcgctctccctctccctactacAGTCGATACAGGTCACGCTCCAGGTCTCGCTCATACAGCCCAC GACGATACTAA